Proteins from a genomic interval of Drosophila melanogaster chromosome 2R:
- the CG11883 gene encoding uncharacterized protein, isoform B: MLQSSNPNFRSLDLSLGTPTPTTPTSSEIPAAPASATASLSGSTLQFGPEEPEEGSAAGGSQSLTPLDARELLTRPTRAYASVSQPQSPRHRGSGCGSVSGSRIITHGLTGRSTSISSQLEKTKKLLKMTEGEDKPLTILHYNDVYNIESMAETEPVGGAARFATAIKSFAHLNPLVLFSGDAFSPSMLSTFTQGEQMIPVLNTVGTHCAVFGNHDFDHGLDVLVKLIKQTEFPWLMSNVVDNETGRPLGGGKISHFILHNQISIGLIGLVEREWLETLPTIDPNEVTYIDYVEAGNKLARELRNEGCDLIIALTHMRTPNDINLAEKCNGIDIILGGHDHVREVTEINGKMIVKSGTDFQQFSVITIERDAANREHFTTDVKCFDVTAKIPEDPELKQELSKYAKFIESKLSDVMGVFSVELDGRFSRVRTQETNLGNWVCDVVLAAVGADVVILNGGTFRSDRVHPVGAFTMGDLVNVIPMRDPLILLEVKGKILWQALENGVSAYPKLEGRFPQVSGISFAFDPQAEPGKRIDPQLIQVGDEYLNLEQSYKLCVKSYIFMGCDGYTMFKDATVLMDDDACPELGITLQNHFKAINSRKCGQNTKHRQSLVTLSRRHSLVQCLDSMDLDGPSPIRKLSVGHHNKSMDLTHGNSQKMLRRASLDDLEQSTCDLAPQLEHRIVMIQNEEHHRQLLFKKETHIMNSTITEAEDE; this comes from the exons ATGCTGCAGAGCAGCAACCCCAACTTTCGATCCCTGGACCTATCTCTGGGCACGCCCACACCAACCACACCCACCTCCAGCGAAATTCCAGCTGCTCCAGCCAGTGCCACCGCCTCGTTGAGTGGCTCAACGCTGCAATTTGGACCAGAGGAACCAGAGGAAGGTTCAGCTGCCGGAGGAAGCCAATCGCTGACGCCACTTGATGCCAGGGAACTCCTGACGAGACCCACACGCGCCTACGCCTCCGTCAGCCAACCACAAAGTCCAAGACATCGGGGATCGGGGTGCGGGTCCGTTTCCGGATCACGAATAATCACACACGGCCTGACCGGACGCTCCACATCGATATCCTCGCAGCTGGAGAAGACCAAGAAGCTACTGAAAATGACCGAGGGCGAGGACAAGCCACTGACCATTCTGCACTACAACGATGTCTACAATATTGAGTCTATGGCGGAAACGGAACCCGTTGGAGGTGCGGCCAGATTTGCCACGGCCATCAAGAGTTTCGCGCATCTTAATCCGCTCGTGCTCTTCAGCGGTGATGCCTTCTCGCCGAGTATGT TGAGCACCTTTACCCAAGGAGAACAGATGATTCCTGTGCTCAATACGGTGGGAACTCACTGTGCCGTCTTTGGCAACCACGATTTTG ATCACGGCTTGGATGTGCTGGTCAAACTGATCAAACAGACAGAATTCCCCTGGCTCATGTCCAATGTGGTGGACAATGAAACCGGTCGTCCATTGGGTGGTGGCAAGATCTCGCACTTCATACTACACAATCAGATATCCATTGGCTTGATTGGACTGGTGGAGCGAGAATGGTTGGAGACTCTGCCCACCATCGATCCGAATGAGGTGACCTACATTGATTACGTGGAGGCGGGAAATAAGCTTGCCCGCGAGCTGAGAAACGAGGGATGTGACCTCATCATTGCCCTTACCCACATGCGTACTCCCAACGATATTAATCTGGCCGAGAAATGCAACGGCATCGATATTATACTCGGTGGTCACGATCACGTCCGCGAGGTCACCGAAATCAATGGCAAAATGATTGTCAAATCAGGCACGGACTTCCAGCAATTCTCCGTCATCACTATCGAGCGGGATGCCGCCAATCGTGAACATTTCACAACGGACGTCAAGTGCTTCGatgtgacggccaaaattccGGAGGATCCGGAACTGAAACAGGAGCTCTCCAAATATGCCA AGTTCATCGAGAGCAAGCTTTCGGATGTCATGGGTGTCTTTAGCGTGGAATTGGATGGCCGTTTTTCCCGCGTACGAACCCAGGAAACAAATCTGGGCAACTGGGTGTGCGACGTGGTGCTTGCCGCCGTTGGCGCCGATGTGGTCATCCTGAATGGTGGCACCTTCCGTTCGGATCGAGTGCATCCGGTGGGTGCCTTTACCATGGGCGATCTGGTGAACGTTATTCCCATGCGTGACCCACTAATCCTGCTCGAAGTGAAGGGTAAAATACTCTGGCAAGCACTGGAGAACGGAGTGTCTGCCTATCCCAAGCTGGAGGGCAGGTTCCCCCAGGTGTCGGGCATCAGTTTCGCCTTCGATCCGCAGGCGGAGCCTGGCAAACGTATTGATCCGCAACTTATCCAGGTGGGCGATGAGTACCTTAACCTGGAGCAATCATACAAGTTGTGCGTCAAGAGTTATATCTTCATGGGCTGTGATGGCTACACCATGTTCAAGGATGCAACTGTGCTG ATGGATGATGATGCTTGCCCGGAGTTGGGAATAACTCTGCAGAACCATTTCAAGGCCATCAATTCGAGGAAGTGTGGACAAAACACTAAGCACCGCCAGTCGCTGGTGACCCTTTCCCGGAGGCATAGTCTGGTGCAGTGCCTGGATAGTATGGATCTGGATGGACCATCGCCCATTCGCAAATTGTCCGTGGGCCATCACAACAAGTCGATGGATTTGACACATGGAAATTCTCAAAAG ATGTTACGACGTGCGTCCTTGGATGACCTGGAGCAGTCCACATGCGATTTGGCGCCACAACTGGAGCACCGTATCGTTATGATTCAAAACGAAGAA CATCATCGACAGTTACTGTTCAAAAAGGAGACGCACATAATGAATTCCACAATCACCGAAGCTGAGGACGAGTAA
- the CG11883 gene encoding uncharacterized protein, isoform C: MSNAGMDGGGGGGGGGVGGSGSTTVPPTTPPPTGHGSTRRLSHLTGSGRSGGAAAMGNVVGWLKQASIEVRDAGTRTLSMLQSSNPNFRSLDLSLGTPTPTTPTSSEIPAAPASATASLSGSTLQFGPEEPEEGSAAGGSQSLTPLDARELLTRPTRAYASVSQPQSPRHRGSGCGSVSGSRIITHGLTGRSTSISSQLEKTKKLLKMTEGEDKPLTILHYNDVYNIESMAETEPVGGAARFATAIKSFAHLNPLVLFSGDAFSPSMLSTFTQGEQMIPVLNTVGTHCAVFGNHDFDHGLDVLVKLIKQTEFPWLMSNVVDNETGRPLGGGKISHFILHNQISIGLIGLVEREWLETLPTIDPNEVTYIDYVEAGNKLARELRNEGCDLIIALTHMRTPNDINLAEKCNGIDIILGGHDHVREVTEINGKMIVKSGTDFQQFSVITIERDAANREHFTTDVKCFDVTAKIPEDPELKQELSKYAKFIESKLSDVMGVFSVELDGRFSRVRTQETNLGNWVCDVVLAAVGADVVILNGGTFRSDRVHPVGAFTMGDLVNVIPMRDPLILLEVKGKILWQALENGVSAYPKLEGRFPQVSGISFAFDPQAEPGKRIDPQLIQVGDEYLNLEQSYKLCVKSYIFMGCDGYTMFKDATVLMDDDACPELGITLQNHFKAINSRKCGQNTKHRQSLVTLSRRHSLVQCLDSMDLDGPSPIRKLSVGHHNKSMDLTHGNSQKMLRRASLDDLEQSTCDLAPQLEHRIVMIQNEEHHRQLLFKKETHIMNSTITEAEDE, from the exons ATGAGCAATGCGGGAATGgacggaggaggaggaggaggaggcggcggAGTCGGAGGATCGGGATCAACAACAGTGCCGCCCACAACGCCACCACCCACTGGCCATGGATCCACTCGCCGCCTGAGCCACCTGACAGGCAGTGGTCGTTCAGGAGGAGCCGCCGCCATGGGCAATGTGGTGGGCTGGCTGAAGCAG GCTTCCATTGAAGTGCGAGACGCCGGCACACGAACTTTGTCGATGCTGCAGAGCAGCAACCCCAACTTTCGATCCCTGGACCTATCTCTGGGCACGCCCACACCAACCACACCCACCTCCAGCGAAATTCCAGCTGCTCCAGCCAGTGCCACCGCCTCGTTGAGTGGCTCAACGCTGCAATTTGGACCAGAGGAACCAGAGGAAGGTTCAGCTGCCGGAGGAAGCCAATCGCTGACGCCACTTGATGCCAGGGAACTCCTGACGAGACCCACACGCGCCTACGCCTCCGTCAGCCAACCACAAAGTCCAAGACATCGGGGATCGGGGTGCGGGTCCGTTTCCGGATCACGAATAATCACACACGGCCTGACCGGACGCTCCACATCGATATCCTCGCAGCTGGAGAAGACCAAGAAGCTACTGAAAATGACCGAGGGCGAGGACAAGCCACTGACCATTCTGCACTACAACGATGTCTACAATATTGAGTCTATGGCGGAAACGGAACCCGTTGGAGGTGCGGCCAGATTTGCCACGGCCATCAAGAGTTTCGCGCATCTTAATCCGCTCGTGCTCTTCAGCGGTGATGCCTTCTCGCCGAGTATGT TGAGCACCTTTACCCAAGGAGAACAGATGATTCCTGTGCTCAATACGGTGGGAACTCACTGTGCCGTCTTTGGCAACCACGATTTTG ATCACGGCTTGGATGTGCTGGTCAAACTGATCAAACAGACAGAATTCCCCTGGCTCATGTCCAATGTGGTGGACAATGAAACCGGTCGTCCATTGGGTGGTGGCAAGATCTCGCACTTCATACTACACAATCAGATATCCATTGGCTTGATTGGACTGGTGGAGCGAGAATGGTTGGAGACTCTGCCCACCATCGATCCGAATGAGGTGACCTACATTGATTACGTGGAGGCGGGAAATAAGCTTGCCCGCGAGCTGAGAAACGAGGGATGTGACCTCATCATTGCCCTTACCCACATGCGTACTCCCAACGATATTAATCTGGCCGAGAAATGCAACGGCATCGATATTATACTCGGTGGTCACGATCACGTCCGCGAGGTCACCGAAATCAATGGCAAAATGATTGTCAAATCAGGCACGGACTTCCAGCAATTCTCCGTCATCACTATCGAGCGGGATGCCGCCAATCGTGAACATTTCACAACGGACGTCAAGTGCTTCGatgtgacggccaaaattccGGAGGATCCGGAACTGAAACAGGAGCTCTCCAAATATGCCA AGTTCATCGAGAGCAAGCTTTCGGATGTCATGGGTGTCTTTAGCGTGGAATTGGATGGCCGTTTTTCCCGCGTACGAACCCAGGAAACAAATCTGGGCAACTGGGTGTGCGACGTGGTGCTTGCCGCCGTTGGCGCCGATGTGGTCATCCTGAATGGTGGCACCTTCCGTTCGGATCGAGTGCATCCGGTGGGTGCCTTTACCATGGGCGATCTGGTGAACGTTATTCCCATGCGTGACCCACTAATCCTGCTCGAAGTGAAGGGTAAAATACTCTGGCAAGCACTGGAGAACGGAGTGTCTGCCTATCCCAAGCTGGAGGGCAGGTTCCCCCAGGTGTCGGGCATCAGTTTCGCCTTCGATCCGCAGGCGGAGCCTGGCAAACGTATTGATCCGCAACTTATCCAGGTGGGCGATGAGTACCTTAACCTGGAGCAATCATACAAGTTGTGCGTCAAGAGTTATATCTTCATGGGCTGTGATGGCTACACCATGTTCAAGGATGCAACTGTGCTG ATGGATGATGATGCTTGCCCGGAGTTGGGAATAACTCTGCAGAACCATTTCAAGGCCATCAATTCGAGGAAGTGTGGACAAAACACTAAGCACCGCCAGTCGCTGGTGACCCTTTCCCGGAGGCATAGTCTGGTGCAGTGCCTGGATAGTATGGATCTGGATGGACCATCGCCCATTCGCAAATTGTCCGTGGGCCATCACAACAAGTCGATGGATTTGACACATGGAAATTCTCAAAAG ATGTTACGACGTGCGTCCTTGGATGACCTGGAGCAGTCCACATGCGATTTGGCGCCACAACTGGAGCACCGTATCGTTATGATTCAAAACGAAGAA CATCATCGACAGTTACTGTTCAAAAAGGAGACGCACATAATGAATTCCACAATCACCGAAGCTGAGGACGAGTAA
- the Git gene encoding G protein-coupled receptor kinase interacting ArfGAP: protein MCFASSIIEAHRKLFIAPPDLDHSDPATPTISTRSKMPRGKSRLQTEVCGDCGAGDPSWASINRGILLCADCCSVHRSLGRHISIVKSLRQGNWEPSVLNFVNSLNAHGANSVWEHHLLDGSTNSTGGKHVPRWRKPTPKDALHPTKSDFIKAKHVNLTFVLKPSLQDDDDGNGSAGCLEQELSRQLHASVRTSNLETSLRFLVQGADPNYYHEDKLSTPLHMAAKFGQASQIEMLLIYGADVNALDGNGMTPLELARANNHNTIAERLLDAMYDVTDRIITFLGGKKPDHASGRHMIIPDANGADISEQLKIARGKLQLVPNKMFEELVMDLYDEVDRRECEAIWSTSTLNADHATVPFLPANPFLSATRNQGRQKLARFNRAEFTGLLTDVLVDAMRRQNMANLRPMDAPVAGHQSLQSLPYANNSMLLGSFEQGGHDPNLSDDEPIYDPVASDDDYAPVPPMAQQAIVHTPPRSANSHNEMETLRKQLNDYKSEINQLKNVVQMLSSENTQLKSKFSSASNNSVYDEPLRIDLSLSSPDTEHEPLSLPEGGTANGESGSSNDSSNQSTIKRPASMYERRLVPNVAKGNTDIRNTTSMYQMAGDGKPFGEEVKVRSDLVTRRLKELIRAMQPVPEDQKQSIAPHGELIRSAVTDLIALYANLPPNASDPSRETLKLLTRQNILIQHECENLQKAIEADDKQAIQKNTLEVRDCAFHIASAIKTLVLQFY from the exons TGTGTTTCGCCAGCAGTATAATCGAAGCGCACAGGAAGTTATTTATAGCGCCGCCGGATTTGGATCATTCCGATCCAGCCACACCCACGATTTCGACCAGATCCAAAATGCCGAGGGGGAAATCCCGCCTGCAAACCGAAGTTTGTGGCGATTGCGGAGCTGGTGATCCATCCTGGGCGAGCATCAACCGGGGCATCCTTCTCTGCGCCGACTGCTGTTCGGTGCACCGCAGTCTGGGCAGGCACATCTCCATTGTGAAGTCTCTACGCCAGGGTAACTGGGAGCCCTCGGTTCTGAACTTTGTGAACTCTCTAAACGCCCATGGAGCCAATAGTGTTTGGGAGCATCATCTGCTGGATGGCAGCACCAACTCCACCGGCGGAAAGCACGTGCCACGCTGGCGGAAACCCACGCCCAAGGATGCACTCCATCCCACCAAATCCGATTTTATTAAGGCCAAGCATGTGAATCTAACGTTCGTGCTAAAACCCAGTCTCCAGGATGACGATGATGGCAATGGCTCAGCGGGCTGTCTGGAACAGGAGCTGAGTAGACAGCTCCATGCCAGCGTGCGGACCAGCAATCTAGAGACTTCACTGCGCTTCTTGGTCCAGGGTGCAGACCCAAATTACTACCACGAGGACAAGCTATCAACGCCACTTCACATGGCCGCCAAGTTTGGCCAGGCATCACAAATCGAGATGCTGCTCATCTATGGAGCCGATGTGAATGCCTTGGATGGCAATGGGATGACTCCTCTGGAACTGGCCAGGGCCAACAATCATAACACCATCGCCGAAAGACTGCTTGATGCCATGTACGATGTCACCGACAGGATCATTACCTTCCTAGGTGGCAAGAAGCCAGATCATGCG AGTGGCCGCCACATGATTATTCCGGATGCCAATGGCGCGGACATAAGCGAGCAACTGAAGATTGCACGTGGAAAGTTGCAACTCGTGCCAAATAAGATGTTTGAGGAGCTGGTCATGGACCTATACGATGAGGTGGACAGACGCGAGTGCGAAGCCA TCTGGTCGACAAGCACCCTGAATGCTGATCATGCAACTGTGCCATTTTTGCCGGCTAATCCATTTTTGAGCGCCACGCGCAATCAG GGTCGTCAGAAATTGGCACGCTTCAATCGCGCCGAGTTCACTGGTCTCTTGACCGACGTGCTCGTCGATGCTATGCGACGCCAGAATATGGCCAACCTGCGTCCAATGGATGCCCCAGTGGCCGGGCACCAGTCGCTGCAATCGCTGCCGTATGCCAACAACTCAATGCTGCTCGGCTCGTTCGAGCAGGGCGGTCATGATCCGAATCTGTCGGACGACGAGCCCATTTATGATCCGGTGGCCAGCGATGACGACTATGCCCCAGTGCCACCAATGGCCCAGCAG gCCATTGTGCATACGCCACCGCGCAGCGCGAATTCGCACAACGAAATGGAAACGCTGCGCAAACAGCTGAACGATTACAAATCGGAGATCAATCAGCTAAAGAACGTGGTGCAGATGCTGTCCAGCGAGAACACGCAGCTCAAGTCCAAGTTCTCGAGCGCATCGAACAACAGCGTGTACGATGAGCCACT TCGCATTGATCTGAGCTTGAGCAGTCCGGATACAGAGCACGAGCCTCTGTCGCTACCCGAAGGTGGGACTGCCAATGGGGAAAGCGGCTCCTCCAATGATTCGTCAAATCAATCGACCATCAAGCGTCCAGCCAGCATGTACGAGCGTCGTTTGGTACCCAATGTGGCCAAGGGCAATACGGACATACGAAATACGACCAGCATGTACCAAATGGCTGGGGATGGCAAACCTTTTGGTGAGGAGGTCAAAGTGCGCTCTGACTTGGTCACACGCCGTCTTAAGGAGCTCATAAGAGCTATGCAGCCAGTGCCAGAGGATCAAAAGCAGTCGATTGCTCCACATGGAGAGCTTATACGAAGTGCCGTGACTGATTTAATTGCCCTTTATGCCAATTTG CCACCGAATGCCAGTGACCCGTCTCGCGAAACCCTTAAACTGCTAACCCGCCAGAACATTCTCATCCAGCACGAGTGCGAGAATCTGCAGAAAGCCATCGAGGCGGATGACAAGCAGGCCATACAGAAGAACACCTTGGAGGTGCGCGACTGCGCCTTCCACATTGCCAGTGCCATAAAGACTTTGGTGTTGCAGTTCTATTGA
- the CG11883 gene encoding uncharacterized protein, isoform A: MLQSSNPNFRSLDLSLGTPTPTTPTSSEIPAAPASATASLSGSTLQFGPEEPEEGSAAGGSQSLTPLDARELLTRPTRAYASVSQPQSPRHRGSGCGSVSGSRIITHGLTGRSTSISSQLEKTKKLLKMTEGEDKPLTILHYNDVYNIESMAETEPVGGAARFATAIKSFAHLNPLVLFSGDAFSPSMLSTFTQGEQMIPVLNTVGTHCAVFGNHDFDHGLDVLVKLIKQTEFPWLMSNVVDNETGRPLGGGKISHFILHNQISIGLIGLVEREWLETLPTIDPNEVTYIDYVEAGNKLARELRNEGCDLIIALTHMRTPNDINLAEKCNGIDIILGGHDHVREVTEINGKMIVKSGTDFQQFSVITIERDAANREHFTTDVKCFDVTAKIPEDPELKQELSKYAKFIESKLSDVMGVFSVELDGRFSRVRTQETNLGNWVCDVVLAAVGADVVILNGGTFRSDRVHPVGAFTMGDLVNVIPMRDPLILLEVKGKILWQALENGVSAYPKLEGRFPQVSGISFAFDPQAEPGKRIDPQLIQVGDEYLNLEQSYKLCVKSYIFMGCDGYTMFKDATVLMDDDACPELGITLQNHFKAINSRKCGQNTKHRQSLVTLSRRHSLVQCLDSMDLDGPSPIRKLSVGHHNKSMDLTHGNSQKMLRRASLDDLEQSTCDLAPQLEHRIVMIQNEEHHRQLLFKKETHIMNSTITEAEDDYKKIRQIDLGTGSDVERNI; encoded by the exons ATGCTGCAGAGCAGCAACCCCAACTTTCGATCCCTGGACCTATCTCTGGGCACGCCCACACCAACCACACCCACCTCCAGCGAAATTCCAGCTGCTCCAGCCAGTGCCACCGCCTCGTTGAGTGGCTCAACGCTGCAATTTGGACCAGAGGAACCAGAGGAAGGTTCAGCTGCCGGAGGAAGCCAATCGCTGACGCCACTTGATGCCAGGGAACTCCTGACGAGACCCACACGCGCCTACGCCTCCGTCAGCCAACCACAAAGTCCAAGACATCGGGGATCGGGGTGCGGGTCCGTTTCCGGATCACGAATAATCACACACGGCCTGACCGGACGCTCCACATCGATATCCTCGCAGCTGGAGAAGACCAAGAAGCTACTGAAAATGACCGAGGGCGAGGACAAGCCACTGACCATTCTGCACTACAACGATGTCTACAATATTGAGTCTATGGCGGAAACGGAACCCGTTGGAGGTGCGGCCAGATTTGCCACGGCCATCAAGAGTTTCGCGCATCTTAATCCGCTCGTGCTCTTCAGCGGTGATGCCTTCTCGCCGAGTATGT TGAGCACCTTTACCCAAGGAGAACAGATGATTCCTGTGCTCAATACGGTGGGAACTCACTGTGCCGTCTTTGGCAACCACGATTTTG ATCACGGCTTGGATGTGCTGGTCAAACTGATCAAACAGACAGAATTCCCCTGGCTCATGTCCAATGTGGTGGACAATGAAACCGGTCGTCCATTGGGTGGTGGCAAGATCTCGCACTTCATACTACACAATCAGATATCCATTGGCTTGATTGGACTGGTGGAGCGAGAATGGTTGGAGACTCTGCCCACCATCGATCCGAATGAGGTGACCTACATTGATTACGTGGAGGCGGGAAATAAGCTTGCCCGCGAGCTGAGAAACGAGGGATGTGACCTCATCATTGCCCTTACCCACATGCGTACTCCCAACGATATTAATCTGGCCGAGAAATGCAACGGCATCGATATTATACTCGGTGGTCACGATCACGTCCGCGAGGTCACCGAAATCAATGGCAAAATGATTGTCAAATCAGGCACGGACTTCCAGCAATTCTCCGTCATCACTATCGAGCGGGATGCCGCCAATCGTGAACATTTCACAACGGACGTCAAGTGCTTCGatgtgacggccaaaattccGGAGGATCCGGAACTGAAACAGGAGCTCTCCAAATATGCCA AGTTCATCGAGAGCAAGCTTTCGGATGTCATGGGTGTCTTTAGCGTGGAATTGGATGGCCGTTTTTCCCGCGTACGAACCCAGGAAACAAATCTGGGCAACTGGGTGTGCGACGTGGTGCTTGCCGCCGTTGGCGCCGATGTGGTCATCCTGAATGGTGGCACCTTCCGTTCGGATCGAGTGCATCCGGTGGGTGCCTTTACCATGGGCGATCTGGTGAACGTTATTCCCATGCGTGACCCACTAATCCTGCTCGAAGTGAAGGGTAAAATACTCTGGCAAGCACTGGAGAACGGAGTGTCTGCCTATCCCAAGCTGGAGGGCAGGTTCCCCCAGGTGTCGGGCATCAGTTTCGCCTTCGATCCGCAGGCGGAGCCTGGCAAACGTATTGATCCGCAACTTATCCAGGTGGGCGATGAGTACCTTAACCTGGAGCAATCATACAAGTTGTGCGTCAAGAGTTATATCTTCATGGGCTGTGATGGCTACACCATGTTCAAGGATGCAACTGTGCTG ATGGATGATGATGCTTGCCCGGAGTTGGGAATAACTCTGCAGAACCATTTCAAGGCCATCAATTCGAGGAAGTGTGGACAAAACACTAAGCACCGCCAGTCGCTGGTGACCCTTTCCCGGAGGCATAGTCTGGTGCAGTGCCTGGATAGTATGGATCTGGATGGACCATCGCCCATTCGCAAATTGTCCGTGGGCCATCACAACAAGTCGATGGATTTGACACATGGAAATTCTCAAAAG ATGTTACGACGTGCGTCCTTGGATGACCTGGAGCAGTCCACATGCGATTTGGCGCCACAACTGGAGCACCGTATCGTTATGATTCAAAACGAAGAA CATCATCGACAGTTACTGTTCAAAAAGGAGACGCACATAATGAATTCCACAATCACCGAAGCTGAGGACGA ttacaagaaaataagacaaattgatttagggacaggtTCCGATGTGGAGAGAAACATTTGA